One window from the genome of Candidatus Manganitrophaceae bacterium encodes:
- the ada gene encoding bifunctional DNA-binding transcriptional regulator/O6-methylguanine-DNA methyltransferase Ada translates to MDPVWTTNEKVFLSEAECWAAVVRRDRSADGHFYFSVRTTGIYCRPSCPARLARRENVRFHRTQEEAVQAGFRPCKRCRPDGPALAERHAAAVASACRMIETAEELPELDALAEAAGLSRFHFHRIFKTITGVTPKAYATGRRAEWVREGLSQSGTITEAIFEAGFHSSGRFYAQSSEMLGMAPSDFRAGGIGASIRFAVGECSLGAILVAATPQGICAILLGDDPNLLLHDLQDRFPKAALIGGDADFEQSVAKVVAFVEAPAIGLDLPLDVRGTAFQQRVWQALREIRAGDTASYTEIAARIGSPKAVRAVAQACASNPIAVAIPCHRVVRNDGALSGYRWGVERKRALLAREKDLD, encoded by the coding sequence ATGGACCCTGTATGGACGACCAATGAGAAGGTATTCTTGAGCGAAGCGGAGTGTTGGGCGGCGGTGGTCCGCCGTGACCGGAGCGCCGACGGCCATTTTTATTTTTCCGTCCGAACGACGGGAATCTATTGCCGGCCCTCCTGCCCGGCGCGTTTGGCACGCCGAGAAAACGTCCGCTTCCATCGAACACAGGAAGAGGCGGTCCAGGCCGGCTTCCGGCCGTGCAAGCGGTGTCGGCCGGACGGGCCGGCGCTCGCCGAACGGCATGCGGCGGCGGTGGCCAGCGCGTGCCGGATGATCGAAACGGCCGAGGAGCTGCCGGAGCTCGATGCGCTCGCGGAGGCGGCCGGATTGAGCCGTTTTCACTTTCATCGCATCTTCAAGACGATCACCGGCGTCACGCCGAAAGCCTACGCCACCGGCCGCCGGGCGGAGTGGGTGCGGGAAGGATTGTCCCAGAGCGGCACTATTACCGAAGCGATTTTTGAAGCGGGCTTTCATTCCAGTGGGCGGTTCTACGCGCAGTCGTCGGAGATGCTTGGGATGGCTCCCTCCGACTTCCGCGCCGGAGGGATCGGGGCATCGATCCGTTTTGCCGTTGGAGAATGCTCTCTCGGCGCGATTTTGGTCGCGGCGACCCCCCAGGGAATCTGCGCCATTCTGCTCGGGGACGATCCCAATCTGCTGCTGCACGATCTTCAGGACCGCTTTCCCAAAGCAGCGCTGATCGGCGGCGATGCCGACTTTGAACAATCGGTTGCAAAAGTGGTCGCCTTCGTGGAAGCGCCGGCGATCGGACTCGATCTCCCGCTCGATGTCCGAGGGACCGCTTTTCAGCAGCGGGTGTGGCAGGCGTTGCGGGAAATTCGAGCCGGTGATACGGCCAGCTACACCGAAATCGCAGCGCGGATCGGCTCACCCAAAGCGGTCCGTGCGGTGGCCCAGGCCTGTGCGTCGAATCCCATCGCCGTCGCGATCCCCTGCCATCGGGTGGTCCGCAACGACGGCGCGCTCTCCGGATACCGATGGGGGGTGGAGCGCAAACGGGCGCTGCTGGCCCGCGAGAAAGATCTTGATTGA
- a CDS encoding 3-oxoacyl-ACP reductase FabG yields the protein MDQLSNRIALVTGAGRGIGREIAVALAAAGADLVVNYRSDEKEAEETCKRINAHQRRALSIRADVSQSADVTRMVDRIQKEFGAVSILINNAGIARPQAVEQITERDWEEVLQINLKSIFLVTQAIVPGMRAQRWGRIINLSSIAAQTGGVIGPHYAASKAGLLGLTHSYASLLAAEGITVNALAPALIETEMVKGNSRFRPDRLPVGRFGKPDEVAEVAVMLARNGFITGQTLNINGGGYMS from the coding sequence GTGGATCAACTTTCAAATCGAATTGCGTTGGTGACCGGTGCGGGCCGCGGCATCGGACGGGAGATCGCCGTGGCACTGGCCGCCGCCGGTGCGGATCTGGTCGTGAATTATCGATCGGATGAAAAAGAAGCGGAAGAGACCTGTAAACGGATCAACGCCCATCAGCGCCGCGCTCTTTCCATTCGCGCCGATGTCTCCCAGAGTGCAGACGTCACGCGGATGGTCGACCGCATCCAAAAGGAATTCGGGGCCGTGTCGATCCTGATCAACAATGCCGGGATTGCCCGGCCCCAGGCTGTCGAGCAGATCACGGAGCGGGACTGGGAGGAGGTGCTGCAGATTAACCTGAAATCGATCTTCCTGGTCACCCAGGCGATTGTGCCCGGTATGCGCGCACAACGCTGGGGGCGCATCATCAACCTCTCGTCCATCGCGGCTCAAACAGGGGGCGTCATCGGTCCGCATTACGCCGCTTCCAAAGCCGGCCTTCTCGGCTTGACCCATTCATACGCCTCCCTGCTGGCGGCGGAGGGGATCACCGTCAATGCCCTCGCGCCGGCCCTAATCGAGACCGAGATGGTGAAAGGAAACAGCCGCTTTCGCCCCGACCGCCTTCCGGTGGGACGTTTTGGGAAACCGGATGAAGTTGCGGAGGTGGCGGTGATGCTCGCCCGCAACGGCTTTATCACCGGCCAGACCCTCAACATCAATGGCGGCGGGTACATGAGCTAA
- a CDS encoding hemerythrin domain-containing protein — protein MKATELLKKDHERVKDLFKEIKSAGNDRKEEILAILTEELRIHSDLEEKIFYPAVKSVDADEIIRFQEAHHDVEEVLVDLEDLTAEDEEFDQRVRELEQEVTEHISEEEGDLFPKVEAELKDRLT, from the coding sequence ATGAAAGCGACAGAGCTGCTCAAAAAAGACCATGAGAGGGTCAAAGATTTATTTAAAGAAATAAAATCGGCCGGCAACGATCGGAAAGAAGAGATTCTCGCCATCCTCACAGAGGAGCTCCGGATTCATTCCGACTTGGAAGAAAAGATCTTCTATCCCGCAGTGAAATCGGTCGATGCCGATGAAATCATCCGATTTCAGGAGGCGCATCACGATGTAGAAGAGGTCTTGGTCGATCTGGAGGACTTGACGGCCGAAGATGAAGAGTTTGATCAGAGAGTGAGAGAGCTTGAGCAGGAGGTCACCGAGCATATCTCCGAGGAAGAGGGAGACCTCTTTCCAAAAGTCGAAGCAGAGCTGAAAGATCGGCTCACTTAA
- a CDS encoding response regulator codes for MSAEEKINILLVDDQPNNLILLEDILQSPEYHLVKAYSGKEALRHILKINFAVILLDIMMPDLNGFETARLIRQRRQSRQIPIIFITALDQDQATGHSLGVIDYLSKPFDIDILKSKVSGFVDLYKRAQQAEQERKARADAEAA; via the coding sequence ATGAGCGCCGAAGAAAAAATAAATATTTTACTGGTGGACGATCAGCCGAATAATCTTATTTTATTAGAAGATATCTTGCAGTCGCCTGAATATCATTTGGTTAAAGCCTATTCTGGAAAGGAAGCGCTCCGACATATCCTCAAAATCAATTTTGCCGTCATTTTATTGGATATCATGATGCCCGACCTGAATGGATTTGAGACGGCCAGGCTGATTAGGCAACGCCGCCAGTCTCGGCAGATCCCCATTATTTTTATTACCGCCCTCGATCAAGATCAAGCCACGGGCCACTCGTTAGGGGTCATCGATTATCTCAGCAAACCCTTTGATATCGATATTCTAAAATCGAAGGTGTCCGGTTTTGTCGACTTGTACAAAAGGGCGCAGCAAGCGGAACAAGAACGGAAAGCACGCGCCGACGCCGAAGCGGCATAA
- a CDS encoding non-heme iron oxygenase ferredoxin subunit, producing the protein MQYQVIDHLSELPEGKGKILKIAAREIALFHIDGSFYALDSLCAHQRAPLVQGEVIDGQLLCPWHGNTFDLSSGRCLANPEEKVRTYPVRVQGEAVWIEIVDTAA; encoded by the coding sequence ATGCAATATCAGGTGATCGATCATCTTTCCGAGCTTCCGGAGGGAAAAGGGAAAATATTAAAAATAGCGGCGAGGGAGATCGCTCTCTTTCATATCGATGGAAGTTTTTATGCCTTAGATAGCCTCTGTGCCCATCAGCGCGCGCCGTTGGTCCAAGGTGAAGTCATCGACGGCCAGCTCCTCTGCCCTTGGCACGGAAACACCTTTGACCTCTCCTCCGGTCGCTGCCTTGCGAATCCCGAGGAGAAAGTCCGAACCTATCCGGTCCGCGTCCAAGGAGAGGCGGTCTGGATCGAAATTGTCGATACGGCCGCCTGA
- a CDS encoding response regulator, giving the protein MRMEGDAAHKILIVDDNADTILILSGLLEVEGCGVMIAVDGLQAIHRAEREQPALILLDLTLPKRSGLEVCRTLKENPKTKEIPILILTAKSDPLTRQKAETVGADEYLTKPFNPGELIQKIKGYLLLKESRTLEIGSIGTPGVLNQSEE; this is encoded by the coding sequence ATGAGGATGGAAGGAGATGCGGCGCATAAGATATTAATCGTCGACGACAATGCCGACACGATTCTCATCCTCTCCGGGCTGCTTGAAGTGGAAGGCTGCGGCGTGATGATTGCGGTGGACGGCCTGCAAGCCATCCACCGCGCAGAGCGAGAACAGCCGGCCTTAATTCTGCTTGATCTGACCCTTCCGAAGAGAAGCGGGTTGGAGGTCTGCCGGACTCTCAAAGAGAATCCCAAAACCAAAGAGATTCCGATCCTGATTCTCACTGCGAAGTCGGACCCGCTCACCCGCCAAAAGGCGGAGACCGTCGGGGCCGATGAATATCTCACCAAACCGTTTAATCCGGGCGAGCTGATCCAGAAGATCAAGGGATACCTTCTCTTAAAAGAAAGTCGCACCTTAGAAATCGGTTCGATCGGCACGCCCGGGGTTTTAAATCAGTCCGAGGAATGA
- a CDS encoding BON domain-containing protein — MKRLILIVLLIPLMVAGCSTTHKQKEKTAAKQTDKAVEAQIRTKLKSDPLTAAWEINPKVDATAVTLTGLVDKEEQRRRAEELSRDIVGELRRVNNQISLTEEVILDKSIIAKLNTALVTNSVTRLATIDVQSQKGVVRLHGTVATDEQKREAERLAAATAGVKSVENNLKVATPLSSAK; from the coding sequence ATGAAACGGCTCATTCTTATAGTTTTACTCATTCCATTAATGGTAGCGGGCTGCAGTACGACCCATAAACAGAAGGAAAAAACAGCGGCAAAGCAGACCGATAAGGCGGTCGAAGCCCAGATTCGCACCAAGCTCAAAAGCGATCCATTGACCGCCGCTTGGGAGATTAACCCGAAGGTCGATGCGACGGCGGTAACACTCACGGGACTGGTCGATAAAGAAGAGCAGCGCCGTCGGGCGGAAGAGCTGTCGCGAGACATCGTCGGGGAGCTGCGACGGGTCAATAATCAGATCAGCTTAACCGAAGAGGTGATTCTGGATAAGTCGATCATTGCGAAGTTAAATACGGCCCTGGTTACTAATTCGGTGACCCGTCTCGCGACCATCGACGTGCAGAGCCAAAAAGGGGTGGTGAGACTCCACGGCACCGTTGCCACAGACGAGCAGAAACGGGAGGCCGAGCGGCTCGCTGCCGCAACCGCCGGGGTGAAGAGTGTGGAGAACAATCTTAAAGTGGCCACGCCGCTGAGTTCGGCGAAATAA
- a CDS encoding beta-propeller fold lactonase family protein has translation MLKRSRFTFIVLLSILFLCFSNCGSGRDRPNLGNGAPASLSVKPTTARLHPGESQHFIAQVSESAEANVVWNIAEGPAGGSIQSDGSYTAPGSAGTYHLIATLVSDPTQSVTATITVVPLAMAPRFAYAVNSISNDVSIYTVDPTTGLLTKVGSMAAGDQPYTVTADPSGRFVYAGNFGSNNISMYTVDAATGLLTSTGTVETGTGPYSIAVDPAGKYAYVANENSSPEVWIYKIDPTAGVLTPQGQVNAGTSAICVTVDPLGRFVYVANTSSNNISVYTLNAATGLLNPITEAAAGAGANSVAVHPAGRWAYVANYLSNDVWWYQVDPNTGALTKMGEIGAGEKPFSIAIDLSGKFAYVANSGSNDISMYRIDPESGALTALGTVGGEINRSEHWGPRSVSVDPSGKFVYVANLDSNNLSEYQINSDTGQLIPIGNIGAGTQTRAVRVIGGMR, from the coding sequence TTGCTGAAGCGATCGAGATTCACATTTATCGTTCTTCTTTCCATTCTTTTCCTTTGTTTTAGTAATTGCGGAAGTGGAAGAGATCGGCCGAACTTAGGCAACGGTGCGCCGGCATCGCTCTCTGTAAAGCCGACGACGGCCCGCCTGCATCCGGGGGAGAGCCAGCACTTCATCGCGCAAGTTTCGGAGAGCGCCGAGGCGAACGTCGTCTGGAATATCGCAGAAGGTCCCGCCGGAGGATCGATACAGTCGGATGGAAGTTATACCGCACCTGGATCCGCCGGAACCTATCATCTCATTGCGACGTTGGTCTCCGATCCAACTCAAAGTGTCACCGCCACGATTACAGTGGTGCCGCTTGCAATGGCACCGCGATTTGCATATGCGGTGAATTCGATTTCGAATGACGTGTCGATCTATACGGTGGATCCGACAACAGGCCTTCTCACGAAGGTTGGATCCATGGCCGCCGGCGATCAGCCATACACCGTTACAGCCGATCCCTCCGGGCGATTTGTCTATGCGGGGAATTTCGGATCAAACAATATCTCGATGTATACCGTAGACGCTGCAACCGGTCTTCTGACCTCAACGGGCACCGTAGAGACTGGAACGGGACCCTACTCCATCGCGGTCGACCCTGCCGGAAAATATGCCTATGTCGCCAATGAGAACTCTTCCCCGGAAGTCTGGATTTACAAAATCGATCCGACCGCCGGCGTGCTGACCCCGCAGGGTCAAGTCAACGCCGGAACCAGCGCCATCTGCGTGACGGTCGACCCGCTCGGCCGCTTTGTCTATGTCGCCAATACGAGCAGCAACAATATCTCGGTATACACCCTCAACGCGGCAACCGGTCTGCTGAACCCTATCACTGAGGCCGCTGCCGGAGCGGGTGCCAATTCGGTTGCGGTTCACCCCGCCGGACGATGGGCCTATGTGGCCAATTATCTCTCCAACGATGTTTGGTGGTATCAGGTGGATCCAAACACCGGCGCGCTCACCAAAATGGGAGAGATCGGAGCCGGGGAAAAACCCTTTTCGATCGCAATCGACCTTTCTGGAAAATTCGCTTATGTGGCCAATTCGGGCAGCAATGATATTTCAATGTATCGAATTGACCCGGAGAGCGGTGCGTTGACCGCACTGGGGACCGTGGGTGGGGAGATCAACCGATCAGAGCATTGGGGGCCACGATCGGTGAGTGTGGACCCATCGGGCAAATTCGTTTATGTCGCCAACTTAGACTCTAACAATCTCTCGGAGTACCAGATCAATTCAGATACCGGTCAGTTGATTCCTATCGGAAACATTGGCGCAGGCACTCAGACCCGCGCTGTCCGAGTGATCGGGGGAATGCGCTAA
- a CDS encoding isocitrate lyase/phosphoenolpyruvate mutase family protein, with amino-acid sequence MTVTQSDKATRFKTLHQGPAFVIPNPWDAGSARILAGLGFHALATSSGASAGVLGRRDGKVTRDEALALAQAIVTATDLPVSADLERGFGDMPAVVAETIRLAAGVGLVGGSIEDATGDPENPLYDIVQATEWIAAAAQAARALPFPFTLTARAQNFLRGKPDLEETIRRLQAFEKAGADVLFAPGLPDLASVRAVCAAVSKPVNFMVGIRGKSFTLAELAEAGVRRISLASSLYRSAMGGLLDAAREIKEKGTFGYLDRSLTIPELNDFMQS; translated from the coding sequence ATGACTGTAACACAGAGCGACAAGGCCACCCGCTTCAAGACGTTACACCAGGGGCCTGCCTTTGTGATTCCCAACCCATGGGATGCGGGCTCCGCGCGTATTCTCGCCGGGCTCGGTTTCCATGCGCTGGCCACGTCAAGCGGCGCCTCCGCCGGCGTTCTCGGCCGCCGCGATGGGAAGGTCACCCGCGATGAAGCGCTGGCGCTGGCGCAAGCGATCGTCACGGCGACCGACCTCCCTGTCTCGGCCGATCTGGAGAGAGGCTTTGGAGATATGCCGGCCGTTGTTGCGGAAACGATCCGTCTCGCCGCAGGGGTGGGGCTGGTCGGTGGTTCGATTGAGGATGCGACGGGCGATCCGGAAAACCCTCTCTACGACATCGTCCAGGCGACCGAATGGATCGCGGCAGCGGCGCAGGCGGCGCGGGCGCTCCCCTTCCCGTTTACTTTGACCGCCCGCGCGCAGAATTTTTTGCGTGGCAAGCCCGATCTAGAGGAGACGATTCGGCGTTTGCAGGCGTTCGAGAAGGCGGGCGCGGATGTATTATTCGCACCGGGACTCCCCGATCTCGCATCGGTGCGCGCGGTTTGCGCCGCCGTGTCGAAGCCGGTCAACTTTATGGTCGGTATCAGGGGCAAGTCATTCACCCTCGCCGAGCTGGCGGAGGCGGGTGTCCGGCGGATCAGCCTTGCCTCCTCGCTTTATCGGTCGGCGATGGGTGGATTGCTCGACGCGGCGCGGGAGATCAAGGAAAAGGGAACATTCGGCTATCTCGATCGCTCCTTAACCATACCGGAATTGAATGACTTCATGCAAAGCTAA
- a CDS encoding methylated-DNA--[protein]-cysteine S-methyltransferase translates to MTYAYKTMASPVGELRLVASDQGLAAILWKNDNPKRVRLTPQILDRENPFLVETERQLKEYFAGKRRSFDLPLDFKGTEFQKEVWTALIRIPYGETKSYGQIAKELNRPKAMRAVGAANGKNPISIIAPCHRVIGASGGLTGFAGGLKVKAHLLDLERHSGGSEKQETKNPLIPSRRAAIRTAAAFSRSQ, encoded by the coding sequence ATGACTTACGCGTATAAAACAATGGCATCGCCGGTCGGCGAGCTGAGGCTCGTCGCCAGCGATCAGGGACTGGCCGCCATTCTCTGGAAAAATGACAATCCGAAGCGGGTGCGGCTCACGCCTCAAATCCTGGATCGTGAAAATCCTTTTCTCGTCGAAACAGAACGGCAACTGAAAGAATACTTCGCCGGAAAACGGCGCTCCTTTGATTTACCGCTCGACTTTAAAGGAACTGAATTTCAAAAAGAGGTCTGGACGGCGTTGATCCGGATTCCTTACGGAGAAACAAAAAGCTACGGGCAGATTGCAAAAGAATTAAATCGCCCGAAAGCGATGCGGGCCGTCGGCGCAGCCAATGGGAAAAATCCAATCTCGATCATCGCTCCCTGCCACCGCGTCATCGGCGCATCGGGCGGATTGACCGGCTTTGCCGGAGGATTGAAGGTAAAAGCACACCTTCTTGATCTTGAGCGCCATTCCGGTGGCTCCGAAAAACAGGAAACAAAAAATCCGCTTATACCGTCACGAAGAGCAGCGATTCGAACCGCAGCTGCTTTTAGCCGGTCACAATAA
- a CDS encoding MGMT family protein, with protein sequence MDSRTDFSKQVMKLIAAIPKGKVATYGQIAKLAGKPHGARGVGWLLHSSTRSRKLPWQRVIKAGGHLPFPEWSSAWSLQKRLLEKEGVILNNRRIDLKKYLWNKVEC encoded by the coding sequence ATGGACAGCCGCACTGACTTTTCGAAACAGGTCATGAAGCTCATCGCGGCCATTCCAAAGGGAAAGGTCGCGACTTACGGACAGATCGCGAAGCTCGCCGGAAAACCCCACGGGGCGCGCGGGGTCGGCTGGCTTCTTCACTCCAGCACGCGAAGCCGCAAACTTCCCTGGCAGCGGGTGATTAAAGCCGGAGGGCATTTGCCTTTTCCGGAATGGAGCAGCGCCTGGTCGCTTCAAAAAAGATTGCTTGAAAAAGAAGGGGTCATTCTCAATAATAGACGGATCGACTTGAAGAAGTACCTTTGGAACAAAGTAGAATGTTAG
- a CDS encoding DUF1211 domain-containing protein, producing MSKARLEAFSDGVFAIILTLLVLELRVPEVANHSSFGQYAAAMAPLIPKVVSFILTFVMICIHWVSHQYFFSHIGRVTIGLVWLNNLLLLWLCFLPFPTAMLGDHPTDPFPILLYGVNSLLAALTFYALRRYASHAKLFKEENSKALGPRHSIPAIAIYALSILFAFVNVYLSLACFLVVPLLYFVPTIIQDHARF from the coding sequence ATGTCAAAAGCTCGGCTTGAAGCCTTCAGTGACGGGGTTTTTGCAATCATATTGACCTTGCTCGTCCTCGAATTGCGCGTCCCGGAGGTTGCAAATCATTCGAGTTTCGGTCAGTATGCCGCGGCGATGGCGCCGCTGATTCCGAAAGTGGTCAGCTTCATCCTGACTTTTGTCATGATCTGCATTCATTGGGTCAGTCATCAGTATTTTTTCAGTCATATCGGCCGCGTCACGATCGGACTCGTCTGGTTGAATAATCTTCTCTTGCTCTGGCTCTGTTTCCTCCCTTTTCCAACGGCGATGCTGGGGGATCACCCAACCGACCCCTTTCCGATCCTTCTGTATGGCGTCAACTCTCTTCTCGCGGCACTGACTTTTTACGCGTTGAGGCGCTACGCAAGCCATGCAAAGCTCTTTAAAGAGGAAAATTCAAAAGCGCTGGGGCCAAGACACAGTATCCCTGCCATTGCAATCTATGCGTTATCGATTCTGTTCGCGTTTGTGAATGTTTATTTATCCCTGGCCTGTTTTCTCGTCGTTCCGTTGCTCTATTTCGTGCCGACCATCATTCAAGATCACGCGCGTTTTTGA
- a CDS encoding cupin domain-containing protein: MEIKRNGSQPSGKGPADYFTGNVRVDPLFEAPDPGRVRVASVTFEPGARSAWHTHPLGQTLIVTSGYGWVQSEGGPKQEIRPGDVVWCPPNEKHWHGATPTTAMTHIAIQEQLDGKVVHWMEKVSDAQYQAS; the protein is encoded by the coding sequence ATGGAGATCAAAAGAAACGGCTCACAGCCTTCCGGCAAAGGACCGGCCGACTATTTTACCGGCAATGTACGCGTTGATCCGCTGTTCGAGGCGCCCGATCCGGGACGCGTGCGTGTCGCGAGTGTCACGTTCGAGCCCGGCGCCCGCTCTGCATGGCACACCCATCCGCTCGGGCAGACCCTGATCGTGACGTCCGGGTACGGGTGGGTGCAAAGCGAGGGGGGGCCGAAACAGGAAATTCGGCCGGGAGACGTGGTCTGGTGCCCGCCGAATGAAAAGCATTGGCACGGCGCCACGCCGACCACGGCCATGACCCACATCGCCATTCAGGAGCAGCTCGATGGGAAGGTGGTCCACTGGATGGAAAAGGTCAGCGACGCACAATACCAGGCCTCATGA
- a CDS encoding zinc-dependent alcohol dehydrogenase family protein: MRGAILYGPRDVRFEERDPPKIIKPTDAVISISATCVCGSDLWPYRGIQPVTQPTPMGHEYCGIVEGVGRAVTSIKPGQFVIGSFFASDNSCPLCRDGYQTACLHKEPVIGAQAPRLRVPLADGTLVAAPEVPSDDLIPSLLALSDVMGTGWFAADAAQVKPGRTVAVVGDGAVGLLGVLSAREMGAERIIAMSRHPSRQKLARAFGATDIVTERGDEGVARIKELTQGIGADSVLECVGTQESMMQAIRSTRPGGYVGYVGVPHGVALDGQALFFSHVHLHGGPAPVRRFLPRLIDRVWNRKIDPGKVFDLTLPLEQVAEGYRAMDERRAIKTLLRP, encoded by the coding sequence ATGCGAGGAGCCATTCTTTACGGGCCGCGCGATGTCCGTTTCGAGGAGCGCGACCCCCCGAAGATCATTAAACCGACCGATGCCGTCATCAGCATATCGGCCACCTGCGTCTGCGGGTCGGACCTGTGGCCCTACCGCGGCATTCAGCCGGTCACGCAGCCGACCCCGATGGGGCACGAGTACTGCGGCATCGTCGAGGGGGTCGGCCGTGCGGTCACGTCGATCAAACCGGGTCAGTTCGTCATCGGCTCCTTCTTCGCCTCCGACAACAGCTGCCCCCTCTGCCGGGACGGCTATCAGACGGCGTGCCTGCACAAGGAGCCCGTGATCGGCGCGCAGGCGCCGCGGCTGCGCGTCCCGCTTGCGGACGGCACCCTGGTGGCCGCCCCGGAGGTCCCCTCCGACGACCTGATCCCGAGCCTGCTGGCGCTCTCCGACGTCATGGGCACCGGCTGGTTCGCCGCCGACGCGGCCCAGGTGAAGCCGGGCCGGACAGTCGCGGTCGTCGGCGACGGCGCGGTCGGCCTCCTCGGTGTCCTCTCCGCCCGGGAGATGGGCGCCGAGCGGATCATCGCGATGAGCCGTCACCCGTCGCGGCAGAAGCTCGCCCGCGCGTTCGGCGCGACCGACATCGTGACCGAGCGCGGTGACGAGGGGGTGGCGCGCATCAAGGAACTGACCCAAGGAATCGGCGCGGATTCGGTGCTGGAGTGCGTCGGCACCCAGGAATCGATGATGCAGGCGATCCGCTCCACCCGCCCGGGTGGATATGTGGGCTACGTCGGCGTCCCGCACGGGGTCGCGCTTGACGGCCAAGCGCTCTTCTTCTCCCACGTTCACCTCCACGGCGGTCCCGCCCCGGTCCGCCGCTTTCTGCCCAGACTGATCGACCGGGTCTGGAACCGGAAGATCGACCCCGGCAAGGTCTTCGACCTGACCCTGCCGCTGGAGCAGGTAGCGGAGGGCTACCGCGCGATGGATGAGCGCCGCGCGATCAAGACACTGCTGCGGCCGTGA